The following proteins are co-located in the Choristoneura fumiferana chromosome 23, NRCan_CFum_1, whole genome shotgun sequence genome:
- the LOC141440810 gene encoding U6 snRNA-associated Sm-like protein LSm7: MASKEGGDKAKGPQGAGDGKEKRRKESILDLSKYLEKSIRVKFAGGREAAGILKGYDPLLNLVLDNTTEFLRDPDDPYKLLEDTRALGLVVCRGTSVVLICPMDGMEAIPNPFITQEG; the protein is encoded by the exons ATGGCATCAAAAGAGGGTGGCGATAAGGCAAAA GGTCCTCAAGGTGCAGGGGATGGTAAAGAAAAGCGAAGAAAAGAGTCCATTCTCGATCTCAGTAAATACTTGGAGAAAAGCATACGCGTGAAATTTGCCGGTGGGCGCGAAGCCGCCGGCATCTTGAAGGGTTATGATCCGCTGCTTAATCTCGTGCTCGACAACACCACTGAATTTCTTAGAG ATCCTGATGACCCATACAAACTACTAGAAGACACAAGAGCATTAGGGTTAGTTGTCTGTCGAGGCACCTCAGTAGTTCTGATCTGTCCCATGGATGGCATGGAAGCTATTCCAAACCCTTTCATCACGCAGGAAGGCTAA